A single window of Desulfuromonas sp. TF DNA harbors:
- a CDS encoding nucleoside recognition domain-containing protein has translation MNVLWLVMISVSVVFAIFTGNLEAFTKSIFDGAKSAVEVSLFLLGIVSIWMGITRILEDSGLIYRIAHLFKPIISRLFKNIPGDHPSITAITLNVLANLFGLGNAATPLGIKAMQELDALNEDKETITPEMMVFIVLNTASIQLIPFSVIGILATFGDSNPAAIVLPVLIATAVSAMTALLVLAAFRRFFG, from the coding sequence ATGAACGTCCTGTGGCTGGTCATGATCTCCGTCAGTGTCGTCTTCGCCATTTTTACCGGCAACCTGGAGGCGTTCACTAAGTCCATTTTCGACGGCGCCAAATCGGCGGTGGAGGTCTCCCTCTTTCTCCTCGGCATCGTCTCGATCTGGATGGGGATCACCCGCATCCTGGAAGACTCCGGCCTGATCTACCGCATCGCCCATCTCTTCAAGCCGATCATCTCCCGGCTGTTCAAAAACATCCCCGGCGATCATCCATCCATCACGGCCATCACCCTGAATGTCCTGGCCAACCTGTTCGGGCTCGGCAACGCCGCCACTCCGCTCGGGATCAAGGCCATGCAGGAGCTCGATGCGCTCAATGAGGACAAGGAGACCATCACGCCGGAGATGATGGTTTTCATCGTCCTCAACACCGCCAGCATCCAGCTGATCCCCTTTTCCGTGATCGGGATCCTGGCCACCTTCGGAGACAGCAATCCGGCCGCGATCGTCCTCCCCGTGCTGATCGCCACAGCGGTTTCCGCCATGACGGCGCTGCTGGTGCTGGCGGCGTTCAGGAGGTTCTTCGGATGA
- a CDS encoding FAD-dependent oxidoreductase — protein MSPEAPLRLPRVQVSADRVIGELVGLRPYRPGGFVVRPEVMDGKLVIHNYGHGGCGLGFSWGTSQLALEEALKAESRECAVLGCGAVGLSAGILLQRHGFQVTIYARDLPPNTTSNIAGGLWLPYFVGDEGSLTPAFREQFQAAARHAHRHFRSLVGSHYGVRWVDSYFTAEERVAVPCYFDDLPELFPRAAAFGPGEHPFPRRHARRFGTMQIQTPGYMRAIERDFRTAGGRIVVREFRNVRQILELAEPTVVNCTGLGSRELFGDTELLPARGQMTVLLPQPEVDYILGIDAEALYMIPREDGILLGGTFERGIWDTTPNPHEAERIFQGHRTFSDNMEKP, from the coding sequence TTGTCCCCAGAAGCACCGTTACGACTTCCCCGCGTCCAGGTTTCCGCTGATCGCGTCATTGGAGAGCTCGTCGGACTTCGTCCCTACCGACCCGGTGGATTCGTCGTTCGTCCGGAGGTGATGGACGGAAAACTCGTCATCCACAATTACGGTCACGGCGGCTGCGGCTTGGGGTTCTCATGGGGAACGTCGCAGCTTGCGCTCGAGGAGGCTCTGAAGGCCGAGTCGCGAGAGTGCGCCGTACTGGGATGCGGGGCCGTCGGCCTCTCGGCCGGCATCCTCCTTCAAAGGCACGGCTTTCAAGTCACCATCTATGCCCGGGATTTGCCGCCGAATACCACCTCGAACATTGCCGGGGGGCTGTGGTTGCCCTACTTCGTGGGCGATGAGGGCTCCCTGACCCCCGCCTTCCGCGAACAGTTCCAGGCCGCGGCGCGGCACGCCCACAGGCATTTCCGGAGTCTGGTCGGATCACACTACGGCGTCCGGTGGGTCGACAGCTATTTCACGGCCGAAGAGAGAGTGGCCGTACCGTGTTACTTCGACGATCTACCCGAACTTTTTCCCCGAGCCGCCGCCTTCGGTCCGGGCGAACATCCATTTCCCCGGCGCCACGCGCGCCGGTTCGGAACCATGCAGATCCAGACGCCTGGTTACATGCGGGCGATCGAGCGCGACTTCAGAACGGCGGGAGGACGAATCGTCGTGCGCGAGTTCCGGAACGTGCGGCAAATTCTGGAGCTGGCCGAGCCGACGGTTGTCAACTGCACCGGCCTGGGCTCCCGCGAGCTGTTCGGCGACACGGAACTCCTCCCGGCAAGGGGGCAGATGACGGTCCTGCTTCCGCAGCCGGAGGTCGACTACATTCTCGGAATCGACGCAGAAGCCTTGTACATGATCCCGCGTGAAGACGGGATTCTTCTGGGCGGCACGTTCGAACGCGGCATATGGGATACGACACCCAATCCACATGAGGCCGAACGGATCTTTCAGGGGCACCGCACCTTTTCCGATAACATGGAGAAGCCGTAA
- a CDS encoding N-acetylmuramoyl-L-alanine amidase-like domain-containing protein — protein sequence MTWIFAKMKFGATRCLVMGLVFLLVLPTFLLPLPAFGEEVVDLGGWSREKIDRLLADAGRIPKPGDKVEFISAAFLETPYLAGTLIGSAETAEVFVLRLDGVDCFTLLDYVEALRRASDFERFKEALRRVRYREERVDFFIRNHFFSEWGEAGSGHLREATALVGEEDVRRGEKQLNGKEEGTLYLPGYPVRKRQVAFIPPEAVDESVLARLRSGDYVGIYTPLPGLDVSHCGIVVKRQGKVFLRHASSRLKKVTDEELASYLGGKKGLVVYRPL from the coding sequence TTGACCTGGATCTTTGCAAAAATGAAGTTTGGCGCCACCCGCTGCCTGGTCATGGGGTTGGTCTTTCTCCTTGTCCTCCCAACGTTTTTGCTTCCCCTCCCGGCTTTTGGGGAGGAAGTCGTCGACCTGGGCGGCTGGAGCCGGGAAAAAATCGACCGCCTGCTGGCCGATGCCGGACGCATCCCGAAGCCGGGCGACAAGGTCGAGTTCATTTCCGCGGCCTTTCTGGAAACACCCTATCTGGCCGGCACCCTGATCGGCAGCGCCGAGACAGCCGAGGTGTTTGTTCTCCGCCTGGACGGGGTCGACTGCTTCACCCTCCTCGACTATGTGGAAGCGCTCCGAAGGGCTTCCGATTTCGAGAGATTCAAAGAGGCTCTGCGTCGCGTCCGATACCGCGAAGAACGGGTCGATTTTTTCATCAGGAACCATTTCTTCTCCGAATGGGGAGAGGCGGGTTCCGGCCATCTGCGCGAAGCGACCGCCCTGGTAGGAGAGGAGGACGTTCGCCGCGGGGAGAAACAATTGAACGGAAAGGAGGAGGGCACGCTTTACCTGCCCGGGTATCCGGTAAGGAAGCGGCAGGTTGCTTTCATCCCTCCCGAAGCGGTCGACGAGTCCGTGCTTGCCCGGTTGAGGAGCGGGGACTACGTCGGCATCTACACCCCTCTGCCGGGGCTGGACGTGTCCCATTGCGGCATCGTGGTCAAAAGGCAGGGAAAGGTCTTTCTCCGTCACGCCTCCTCCCGCCTGAAAAAAGTGACAGACGAAGAACTCGCTTCGTATCTGGGAGGAAAGAAAGGGCTGGTCGTCTACCGGCCTCTTTAG
- a CDS encoding endonuclease/exonuclease/phosphatase family protein, protein MRFVLYNIRYGTGIRTHNFMRSSIKNLERITSFLNEQKPDIVGLIEVDQGSYRMGGKNQAELLAESLGHYHSYSTKYEESSLWRNVPVLSHQGNAFLARDRIRNETFHFFKQGMKRLVMELELEHVVVYLVHLAVGARARHHQLGSLYTLLQKAQKPYIVAGDFNMLWGEREIDLFLAASGLQNANEQHLPTYPCHKPNRHLDFILYSKGINIRDFRVPRVRFSDHLPLVMDFDVEVEEEKREEARIMAEA, encoded by the coding sequence ATGAGGTTCGTACTCTACAACATCCGCTACGGGACCGGTATCAGAACGCACAATTTCATGCGCTCATCGATCAAAAATCTTGAGAGGATCACGTCATTTCTGAACGAACAGAAACCCGACATCGTCGGGTTGATCGAGGTGGATCAAGGATCATATCGGATGGGCGGAAAGAATCAGGCGGAACTACTGGCGGAATCGCTGGGACACTACCATTCGTATTCCACCAAGTATGAGGAAAGCTCGCTGTGGCGCAATGTTCCGGTGCTGAGTCATCAGGGGAACGCCTTCCTGGCGCGCGACCGTATCCGAAACGAGACCTTTCATTTTTTCAAACAGGGCATGAAGCGGCTGGTGATGGAGCTTGAACTGGAACATGTGGTGGTCTACCTCGTCCATCTGGCGGTGGGGGCGCGGGCGCGGCATCATCAGTTGGGTTCGCTGTACACTCTGCTGCAAAAAGCGCAAAAGCCGTATATCGTGGCAGGCGACTTCAACATGCTGTGGGGCGAACGGGAGATCGATCTTTTTCTGGCGGCTTCGGGTCTGCAGAATGCGAATGAGCAACACCTGCCGACTTATCCGTGCCACAAGCCGAACCGGCACCTCGACTTCATCCTGTACAGCAAAGGAATCAACATCCGGGATTTCCGAGTGCCGCGGGTGCGCTTTTCCGATCATCTCCCGCTGGTTATGGATTTTGATGTCGAGGTCGAGGAGGAAAAACGCGAGGAGGCTAGGATTATGGCAGAGGCTTGA
- a CDS encoding VOC family protein: protein MKILVNIDVPELAPAIEFYRSALGLSLSRTMDDDVAELTGGSSVIYLLKNAEGSNPGRRLAAPRRYAGHWTPVHIDFVVDDIEKAAERVAAAGGIRESECVEWDGSKCITFSDPFGHGFCLIEFAGETYVED, encoded by the coding sequence ATGAAAATCCTGGTGAACATCGACGTACCGGAACTCGCGCCGGCCATCGAATTCTATCGCTCGGCTCTCGGACTGTCTCTCAGCCGCACGATGGACGACGATGTTGCGGAGCTCACGGGAGGATCTTCCGTCATTTATCTTCTTAAAAATGCCGAAGGGTCCAACCCCGGACGCAGACTTGCGGCGCCGCGTCGGTATGCCGGCCACTGGACACCGGTGCACATCGACTTCGTCGTGGACGACATCGAAAAAGCCGCAGAACGGGTTGCGGCCGCGGGCGGCATTCGGGAGAGCGAATGCGTCGAATGGGATGGCTCGAAGTGCATCACGTTCTCCGATCCTTTCGGACACGGCTTTTGTCTCATTGAATTTGCTGGCGAGACCTACGTGGAAGATTGA
- a CDS encoding class II glutamine amidotransferase — protein sequence MCRVLGITNFDTSRHRKIVERFCALARCGAVMAGDPPGHEDGWGLAFYRDGELVVHKSGVNLLEETDKVFGPLNAVETSPMMILHLRKSAWTNTSSARHAHPFHRDNTVFFHNGVVYDYQNLLPAITIPGLGADARDTEVFFYHVMSGHCRDLGRAFLDSVATIKRKHTYSALNCLFSDGLKLFAYRDYAKEPDYYSLYKAFSKNSWFVSSEPLDESMRWDMMTQEEFLAIDPRGVSPDFLSCRAAE from the coding sequence ATGTGCAGGGTTCTGGGTATCACCAATTTTGACACTTCCAGGCATCGGAAAATCGTCGAACGCTTCTGCGCCCTGGCCCGTTGCGGCGCGGTCATGGCCGGCGACCCTCCCGGGCACGAGGATGGCTGGGGGCTGGCCTTCTACCGGGACGGGGAACTGGTCGTTCACAAGAGCGGAGTCAATCTTCTCGAAGAAACCGACAAGGTTTTCGGTCCATTAAACGCAGTGGAAACCTCGCCGATGATGATTCTTCATCTACGCAAATCGGCCTGGACGAACACCTCCAGCGCCCGTCACGCCCATCCTTTCCACCGCGACAACACCGTCTTTTTTCACAACGGCGTCGTTTACGACTACCAGAACCTTCTCCCCGCCATCACCATCCCGGGGCTCGGAGCCGATGCCCGCGACACGGAGGTCTTCTTTTATCACGTCATGAGCGGCCACTGTCGTGATCTGGGCCGGGCTTTTCTCGATTCGGTCGCGACCATCAAGCGGAAACACACCTATTCGGCCCTCAACTGCCTGTTCAGCGATGGCCTGAAACTGTTCGCCTATCGCGATTACGCCAAGGAGCCGGACTACTACTCTCTGTACAAAGCGTTCTCGAAAAACTCCTGGTTCGTTTCCTCCGAGCCCCTGGATGAATCCATGCGGTGGGACATGATGACGCAGGAGGAATTTTTGGCGATCGATCCGAGAGGAGTTTCCCCGGATTTCCTAAGCTGTCGGGCCGCGGAGTGA
- a CDS encoding ATP-binding protein: MEQRLVILAVLVFLIDISLPLGVAGGVPYVAVILAAFCSSRKNLLLMAAGFCTLLVVAGYFLSPDGGELWKVLINRSLAVFAIWTTAVLSHLRLQAVDLLRESGARIRSILETAPGGILSFDHRGVAESFNPACERLFGYRPEEVIGEKIDFLFDPHASSRPNWLQDMLEEEPSTCPREAMEILGRRRGGEEFPLLVSIGEMRLGERRAYTAILRDITARKRKERVLTDALLEAEQAREKMEALIRSVGDFLIVTDRDLRIVFMNKTSERMLGVSLDQVHHSHADRILGGTLSGLLGHLESAVGCSSPEIFEEITLRLPGQENSGHYQARSARVLGRSAGAGDIVTVLRDVTRERTLDRLKSEFVSNAAHELNTPLTSIMGYAELLLGPQDFGEFTSEEKQNFLAEIYAKCEDLAQIVNQLLDVSRIESGRGIPLETGPCDLTRRIARITENFRLGNPRHRFELALPEMSSALCLDAGKMDQVLENLLSNAVKYSPDGGRIRVEVQASGQEYRFSVMDEGIGMSPEQQENMFERFYRSDTSNTTASGLGLGLNIAKAIIDGHGGRIEVESRPGKGTTITVSLPLSPC; this comes from the coding sequence ATGGAACAGCGCCTGGTCATTTTGGCCGTCCTGGTCTTCCTTATCGATATTTCCCTGCCCCTGGGAGTGGCGGGGGGCGTTCCATACGTGGCGGTGATTCTCGCGGCGTTCTGCTCCTCCCGCAAAAACCTCCTCCTGATGGCCGCCGGCTTCTGCACCTTGCTGGTCGTCGCCGGCTACTTCCTCTCCCCGGACGGGGGGGAGCTCTGGAAGGTTCTGATCAATCGTTCCCTGGCGGTTTTCGCCATCTGGACCACGGCCGTACTCTCCCATCTGAGGCTTCAGGCGGTCGATCTGCTGCGGGAGAGCGGAGCCCGCATCCGGTCAATTTTGGAGACGGCTCCCGGAGGCATCCTCAGCTTCGACCACCGGGGGGTTGCCGAAAGCTTCAATCCGGCTTGCGAACGCCTCTTCGGCTACCGGCCGGAGGAGGTGATCGGAGAAAAAATAGATTTCCTCTTTGACCCTCATGCGTCCAGCCGTCCGAACTGGCTGCAGGACATGCTGGAGGAGGAACCCTCCACCTGCCCCCGTGAAGCCATGGAGATCCTTGGGAGGCGCCGAGGAGGGGAAGAATTTCCCCTCCTCGTTTCCATCGGTGAGATGCGCCTGGGAGAACGGCGTGCCTATACGGCGATCCTCCGCGACATCACCGCCCGGAAAAGGAAAGAACGGGTGTTGACCGACGCCCTGCTCGAAGCCGAGCAGGCACGGGAAAAGATGGAGGCGCTGATTCGTTCGGTGGGTGATTTTCTGATCGTGACCGACCGGGATCTGCGGATCGTATTCATGAACAAGACCTCGGAAAGAATGCTGGGCGTATCCCTGGATCAGGTTCATCACAGCCACGCCGACAGGATCCTCGGCGGCACCCTGTCCGGGTTGCTCGGGCATCTGGAATCCGCTGTCGGCTGCTCCTCACCCGAGATCTTCGAGGAAATCACACTTCGCTTGCCCGGGCAGGAAAATTCAGGGCACTATCAAGCCCGATCGGCCAGGGTCCTCGGCCGGAGCGCGGGAGCCGGAGACATCGTCACCGTTCTTCGGGACGTTACTCGCGAGCGGACACTCGACCGCCTCAAGAGCGAATTTGTATCGAACGCGGCCCATGAACTCAACACACCGCTGACCTCGATCATGGGATACGCCGAACTGCTGCTCGGTCCCCAGGATTTCGGGGAGTTCACCTCGGAAGAGAAGCAGAATTTTCTTGCAGAAATATATGCCAAATGTGAGGACCTGGCCCAAATCGTCAATCAACTGCTGGATGTCTCGCGCATCGAATCAGGTCGCGGCATCCCCCTGGAGACGGGCCCCTGCGATCTGACCCGGCGCATAGCCCGTATCACCGAAAACTTCCGTCTCGGCAATCCCAGGCACCGCTTTGAGCTGGCTCTGCCGGAGATGTCCTCCGCCCTCTGCCTCGACGCCGGAAAAATGGACCAGGTCCTGGAAAACCTGCTCAGCAATGCGGTGAAGTATTCCCCCGACGGTGGGCGCATCCGCGTGGAAGTCCAGGCGAGCGGCCAGGAATATCGGTTTTCCGTGATGGATGAAGGAATCGGCATGTCCCCCGAACAGCAGGAAAACATGTTCGAAAGGTTCTACCGGTCCGATACTTCCAATACCACCGCCTCCGGCCTCGGGCTGGGGCTGAACATCGCCAAGGCCATTATCGATGGCCACGGCGGCCGCATAGAGGTCGAAAGCCGGCCGGGCAAGGGAACAACAATTACGGTTTCGCTGCCGCTCAGCCCCTGCTGA
- a CDS encoding LD-carboxypeptidase translates to MNVFIVTPSYLIEKKSDFTGGIRQLSKLGFNVLNPEFPTALPSPREKAQQLHGAFENPGVDMILALRGGYSAMKALPFLDFEHIGKHPKIIAGFSDLCALLNPIFERTGLATLHAPMVINLGTPTAFTLKSLANALGGYPEKNLLKGARIKVYRPGAAAGTLKGGNLITLTALIDTDWEIDTDGSILFLEDVDEKLHQVDRYLTQWILAGKFKGIKGLILGDFRGIRSRKVYDILASQMELDFPVVHCPNIGHVADKITLPIGAEVELNTDRKQLSITRMSFPGGGR, encoded by the coding sequence TTGAACGTCTTCATCGTAACGCCAAGTTATCTGATCGAAAAAAAGAGTGATTTTACCGGCGGGATCCGCCAGCTCTCGAAGCTGGGTTTCAACGTCCTGAATCCGGAATTCCCGACGGCGCTCCCTTCTCCGCGCGAGAAGGCGCAGCAGCTCCACGGGGCGTTTGAAAATCCCGGAGTCGATATGATCCTGGCCCTGCGCGGGGGATACAGCGCGATGAAAGCGCTCCCCTTCCTCGACTTCGAGCACATCGGGAAACATCCCAAGATCATCGCCGGCTTCAGCGACCTCTGCGCACTGCTCAATCCGATCTTCGAGCGCACGGGGCTGGCGACCCTGCATGCCCCCATGGTGATCAACCTGGGCACGCCGACGGCCTTCACGCTCAAGTCGCTGGCGAACGCCTTGGGCGGTTATCCGGAGAAGAACCTGCTCAAGGGAGCCCGGATCAAGGTCTACCGTCCCGGGGCCGCCGCCGGGACCCTGAAGGGGGGCAATCTCATCACCCTGACCGCCCTGATCGATACGGACTGGGAAATCGACACGGACGGTTCGATCCTTTTTCTCGAAGATGTCGATGAGAAGCTGCACCAGGTGGACCGCTACCTGACCCAGTGGATCCTCGCCGGGAAATTCAAGGGGATCAAGGGGCTCATTCTGGGAGATTTTCGGGGGATCAGAAGCCGGAAGGTCTACGACATCCTCGCCTCGCAGATGGAACTGGACTTCCCGGTCGTCCACTGCCCCAACATCGGCCACGTCGCCGACAAGATCACCCTGCCGATCGGAGCCGAGGTCGAGCTGAATACGGACAGGAAGCAGCTCTCGATCACAAGAATGTCCTTCCCCGGGGGGGGCCGATGA
- a CDS encoding metallophosphoesterase, which yields MPSRILIISDTHGLIRPEIAEAAPGFDFVLHAGDIGSRECLEGLRAVNPNLVSVAGNVDWYLIAGGFPEQVEWRHEGYTFKIVHDLQTLKGDSLSGWDFVIFGHSHKPAEYRSGKTHFINPGSAGPRRFRLPISYATLELDAQGGHALRFHEIPPRKS from the coding sequence ATGCCTTCACGCATCCTGATCATCAGCGACACCCACGGCCTCATCCGGCCGGAGATCGCCGAAGCCGCTCCCGGTTTCGATTTTGTCCTGCATGCCGGGGACATCGGGAGCCGGGAGTGCCTGGAAGGGCTCAGGGCCGTCAACCCCAACCTGGTTTCCGTCGCGGGGAATGTGGACTGGTATCTGATTGCGGGCGGATTTCCGGAGCAGGTGGAATGGCGGCACGAGGGGTACACGTTCAAGATCGTTCACGACCTCCAGACTCTTAAGGGCGATTCGTTATCCGGCTGGGATTTCGTGATCTTCGGCCACAGCCACAAACCCGCGGAGTACAGATCCGGCAAGACCCATTTCATCAATCCTGGATCCGCCGGCCCGAGACGGTTCCGGCTTCCGATCTCCTATGCCACCCTGGAATTAGATGCCCAAGGAGGCCATGCCCTCCGGTTCCATGAAATTCCCCCGCGAAAATCCTGA
- a CDS encoding phosphoribosyltransferase, which translates to MEKIRNREEAGEKLAGQLAAYKERKDVLVLALPRGGVPVAEPIARELKAPLEVFIVRKLGVPGHRELAMGAIASGGVRVMNMDVVRSMGISEEQIEKVAAEETSELARRENQYRGDRNFPEISGKTVILVDDGVATGATMRVAIKALREGGAQKLVVAVPVAPPDTCAVLSREADELICPFRPSPFHAIGLWYEDFSQVSDEEVGRILKES; encoded by the coding sequence ATGGAAAAGATCAGGAACCGTGAAGAGGCGGGAGAAAAGCTGGCCGGGCAATTGGCGGCCTACAAGGAAAGAAAGGATGTCCTCGTGCTCGCTCTGCCCCGGGGCGGAGTCCCGGTGGCGGAACCGATCGCCAGGGAGCTCAAAGCGCCGCTGGAAGTGTTCATCGTCCGCAAACTGGGCGTTCCCGGCCATCGGGAATTGGCGATGGGCGCCATCGCCTCCGGAGGAGTGCGGGTGATGAACATGGATGTCGTCCGCTCCATGGGCATCTCGGAGGAGCAGATCGAAAAAGTGGCCGCTGAGGAGACGAGCGAGCTGGCCCGGCGTGAAAACCAATATCGCGGTGACCGAAACTTCCCTGAGATCTCCGGCAAGACGGTCATCCTGGTGGACGACGGCGTCGCCACCGGGGCAACGATGCGCGTGGCGATCAAGGCACTGCGTGAGGGCGGGGCACAGAAACTTGTGGTTGCGGTACCTGTCGCCCCTCCGGATACCTGCGCGGTTCTGAGCCGCGAAGCAGACGAACTGATCTGCCCCTTTCGTCCTTCCCCCTTCCACGCTATTGGTCTCTGGTACGAGGATTTTTCCCAGGTCAGCGATGAGGAGGTGGGACGGATTCTGAAAGAATCCTGA
- a CDS encoding spore maturation protein, translated as MIRAVEAISLLIIPLFILFTVWYGTFKKVRVYDSFVAGAKEGPAIILKIFPYLLTIFMAIKGFQASGAFDYVRDAFYGVFAFLDLPIEAVSMSIFKPLSGSASTALFTDIVQTSGTDSMATRMSAVIMGSAETTFYVLAVYLGAVNIRKTRYLVPVCLVADLIGIVVAVCVARYFF; from the coding sequence ATGATCCGTGCCGTCGAAGCCATCTCGCTGCTCATCATCCCGCTGTTCATCCTGTTCACGGTCTGGTACGGAACGTTCAAGAAGGTCAGGGTCTATGACTCCTTTGTTGCGGGAGCCAAGGAGGGGCCGGCCATCATCCTGAAGATCTTCCCCTATCTTTTGACCATCTTCATGGCCATCAAGGGGTTCCAGGCCTCGGGTGCGTTCGACTATGTCAGAGATGCCTTTTACGGCGTCTTTGCTTTTCTGGATCTCCCGATCGAGGCGGTTTCCATGTCGATCTTCAAGCCGCTCTCCGGAAGCGCCTCGACCGCGCTCTTTACGGACATCGTCCAAACCTCCGGCACTGACTCCATGGCCACCAGGATGTCGGCCGTGATCATGGGCAGCGCCGAAACCACCTTCTATGTGCTGGCCGTCTACCTGGGCGCCGTCAATATCAGGAAGACCCGTTATCTGGTGCCGGTCTGTCTGGTGGCGGATTTGATCGGCATCGTTGTGGCCGTTTGCGTTGCGAGGTATTTTTTTTAG
- a CDS encoding DUF302 domain-containing protein produces the protein MKYYFSRTLEMPFDTAIDHVSRILKEEGFGILSDIDIRAKMREKLGKSFRNYRILGACNPPFAWQALQVEDKIGTMLPCNVIVQDAGPGRVEVAAIDPVASMQAVENPELRDIGEQVRASLQRVIESL, from the coding sequence ATGAAATATTATTTCAGCAGGACACTGGAGATGCCGTTCGACACCGCTATCGACCATGTTTCGCGGATATTGAAGGAAGAGGGGTTCGGGATCCTGTCCGATATCGACATCCGGGCCAAGATGAGGGAGAAGCTTGGGAAATCCTTTCGCAATTACCGGATTCTCGGCGCGTGCAATCCGCCCTTCGCCTGGCAGGCCCTGCAGGTCGAAGATAAGATCGGCACCATGCTCCCCTGTAACGTCATCGTTCAGGATGCAGGGCCGGGGCGTGTCGAGGTGGCTGCCATAGACCCCGTCGCTTCGATGCAGGCGGTTGAAAATCCCGAACTGCGGGATATCGGCGAACAGGTTCGTGCCAGCCTGCAACGGGTGATCGAATCTCTTTGA
- a CDS encoding alpha-amylase family glycosyl hydrolase encodes MKKTRHWWERGIVYQIYPRSFMDSNGDGIGDLAGIASMLDYLKWLGVDILWLCPFYPSPMADFGYDVSDFTDVDPVFGTLGDFDRLLAEAHRRDLRVLLDFVPNHTSDRHPWFIEARASRSSRRRDWYIWRDSPAGGGPPNNWLSTFGGSAWEWDRSGQFYLHTYLKKQPDLNWLNPEVRQAMFANMRFWLDRGVDGFRLDALWHIMKDGELRDNPPDPDYRPGGKPYRALQALYCGDRPEIHPLLRRMRRLVDGYGDRLLVGELYLPIDRLVNYYGSVGQPEIHLPTNFHLITTPWRARAVAVTIDRSEAALPPEAWPHFALGNHDRPRLAGRLGEGQARVAAMLLATLRGTPSLYYGDELGMPDVPVPPEEVKDPWEKNCPGRGLGRDPVRSPMPWDDSENAGFSAGRPWLPLVPDWRSRNVAAHQSDPGSLLNLYRRLIVLRRQEPALHSGTYRPIPAGGDFLLFFREAGRRRLLVALNFRSGAGGWRSRGDPAGRILLSTFLDREGERFRGRLELRGNEGVVAELE; translated from the coding sequence ATGAAAAAAACCCGGCATTGGTGGGAGCGGGGGATCGTCTACCAGATCTATCCGCGCTCCTTCATGGACAGCAACGGCGACGGCATCGGCGATCTGGCCGGGATCGCCTCAATGCTCGACTACCTGAAGTGGCTGGGGGTGGACATCCTCTGGCTCTGCCCTTTTTATCCCTCGCCGATGGCCGACTTCGGCTACGACGTCTCCGACTTCACGGACGTCGACCCAGTCTTCGGCACCCTGGGCGATTTCGACCGCCTGCTGGCGGAGGCGCATCGCCGCGACCTGCGCGTCCTTCTCGATTTCGTCCCCAACCACACCTCCGACCGCCACCCCTGGTTCATCGAAGCCCGCGCATCTCGAAGCAGCCGGCGGCGCGACTGGTACATCTGGCGCGATTCGCCGGCGGGAGGGGGGCCGCCGAACAACTGGCTGAGCACGTTCGGGGGGAGCGCCTGGGAATGGGACCGGAGCGGGCAATTCTACCTGCATACCTACCTGAAGAAGCAGCCGGACCTCAACTGGCTGAATCCGGAGGTGCGGCAGGCGATGTTCGCCAATATGCGCTTCTGGCTGGATCGCGGGGTGGACGGCTTTCGACTCGACGCTCTCTGGCACATCATGAAGGACGGGGAGCTGCGGGACAACCCTCCGGACCCCGACTACCGGCCGGGAGGGAAACCGTACCGGGCCCTGCAGGCCCTCTATTGCGGCGACCGGCCGGAGATCCACCCGCTCCTGCGGAGGATGCGCAGGCTGGTCGACGGCTACGGCGACCGCCTGCTGGTGGGTGAACTCTACCTCCCCATCGACCGGCTGGTGAACTACTACGGCAGCGTCGGGCAACCGGAAATCCATCTGCCCACCAATTTCCACCTGATTACGACCCCCTGGCGGGCTCGGGCGGTGGCGGTGACCATCGACCGGTCGGAGGCGGCCCTCCCGCCGGAGGCCTGGCCGCACTTCGCTCTCGGCAACCACGATCGGCCCCGTCTGGCCGGCCGCCTGGGGGAAGGGCAGGCGCGGGTCGCGGCGATGCTCCTGGCGACCCTGCGGGGCACGCCCTCTCTGTACTACGGAGATGAGCTCGGAATGCCCGACGTGCCGGTGCCGCCGGAAGAGGTGAAGGATCCCTGGGAGAAAAACTGTCCCGGGAGGGGACTGGGGCGCGATCCGGTCCGCTCGCCCATGCCGTGGGACGATTCGGAGAATGCCGGCTTCTCGGCGGGGCGGCCGTGGCTCCCCCTTGTCCCGGACTGGCGCTCCCGCAATGTGGCCGCCCATCAGAGCGACCCCGGATCGCTGCTCAACCTCTATCGCCGGCTGATCGTCCTTCGCCGACAGGAGCCGGCCCTGCACTCCGGAACGTACCGTCCGATTCCGGCCGGCGGCGATTTTCTTCTCTTTTTCCGGGAGGCCGGCCGGCGGCGGCTTCTCGTCGCCCTAAATTTCCGCTCCGGAGCGGGGGGCTGGCGGTCGCGGGGAGACCCGGCGGGGCGCATCCTGCTGTCAACCTTTCTCGATCGCGAAGGAGAGCGTTTTCGCGGCAGATTGGAACTGCGGGGGAATGAGGGGGTTGTTGCGGAGCTCGAGTGA